The Phoenix dactylifera cultivar Barhee BC4 unplaced genomic scaffold, palm_55x_up_171113_PBpolish2nd_filt_p 000832F, whole genome shotgun sequence DNA window ACTTCAGAGAACCAAGAACTGAGCATTTGGCTAATATTTCAGCAGAAAATAGAGGCCATGGCCAGAGACTAGAGGGTCATAGCGATGTCCTGAATCAGTCACCAACCAAGAAGAgtaagaaaagaggaggaaaaggggggagaaaataaaataaaggaaagaTAAATAGGAGGCTAAAattgggaaagaaaagaaattggaagagaaaaaggagagagaaagaaataaaggagGAAAAATATGGAGGAAAGATGAGCAGGAAATGGCTGACGACTAAAGTGCCAGCCACATAAAGCCTACTTTGttgtaggtttttttttttttttcagtcacTTTTATTTTATGGATGGCTCCATATCACTAAAATTATAGAATCTAAGAAGCTTTGAGTCATTCTCTTAAGGATTAGAATTATTTGATGGCCATATATCTAAGAAATAAAACTCTATGCATACATGTTTTCAGAATTTCAGGTGAATCAGTGAATTAAGTTTAGCCACAATTTCCTCCACTTGCTTCTTTTTCTGCTCTTCTTTAACTTCAGGGCTTCATGGGTTGCTTAAGATTGTGGACTTGATTTGATGCAGAAATTTCTCATTCTTAAATGTAGacatttatttagatctaacatAAAGTTTGCAACTAGGCTTATCACATGATAGAAATCTACATTAATCAATATGAGGGCCTCAAAATTCCATAAAATCAGAATATCAGATATACACAGCCTCTGTGTACTGGAAGAGCCACAAAAAGTTCAACCCCAAAGCTATACATCTTCCTTTACAAGAAGAACCTAATTTGCCTTTCTTACGCAATTAGGACTTATCAAAGAACTTCTAACACTATCGCACTTCTTAAAAGCTTCTTGTGTCAAAATCATAGTAATATAGTAGAAAGGATCCCTCGCCAATGAGAGCAGCAGGTTACTATCTATCtgtggatctttgcagcttgaaTCTTTTACGAAAGCTGCCACACCCACTTTAGTATTTCACTCCCTTTCCATGCCTgctttgcatctcttgcatcccATCATATAATAAGTATCTTTGATTGCTAGCAtcatttaattgaaattaatccTAGATTATTAAGAAATATACTATTTATTAATTATCATTTGTAAAACCAAGTATCATTACATTTATCCAAAATGCAGAAGTTAACCAagaaaataatcatatttttttttaaaaaaaatatcattctaTTGATATACTTCCTAGATTCCCTAATTTCTCCCAACGTACCACTTCCCGCTATTATACTCAGATACTCATAAGCTTTCGAGCCAGGTAAATTTGGGCTCTTTCAAGCCCTGCAAATTATTTCAAAGAAACAAATGGATAAAATTTGGAAGCCATCTAATAGACACCACTTCGCAGGTGCAATAAACATAAAACACCATGTTAAGGGTCGTTATTACTCCTATGAAGAGGCAGACAAATGATAAAGCTTTTCTTCTGATAATGTATCACACCTAACTGTTATAGCTATAACATAGCAATCATGCTTAAGATGCATTGCACAGCATGAACGACTATAACTCTATGACCCTTGCATGGGTCTTTTCTATGCCACCATCTGAtcaacaaaatttcaaaatccaGTGCCCTGGTCTTCCAAAAGACCTGCCAAAGTTATGACTTGTGTGCATCTAGGTTTGGTAAACCAAACATTAAGAAAGATACAACTCAATACTCATTAGGAAACATGAATCTGTACCTACATGTCATGTTTGGGTGTGGAGTTGATCCTTCAGGTGGATTTCATATGAAacttaaagaaagaaagaaagaaaaaaccatAAATATGAGAAGATCTAACCTAAACCTGTTGAATAAATGTTTGGATTGAGGTCCAAATTCTAGACCAAAAGACTCTAGCTACCAAAGACATACCTACATCAGCACCTTGTAGGAAATGTCTTACGCTCAGCTTCAATATTGCCTAATGCTAAAAGATCACTGGTCAGTAACTGGATTCAGTAATGATATTTACTTGCATAAGCAGTCCTGATAGATAATTAGCAGCATTGTGCCCGCCTTTGTTACCAACCTTGGCATCTAGAACAATGGCATCTGATGCATGTCAAGGTTAAAAAACAAGGAATCAAAAGAACAACTGTCAAATCCAAATGGAATTATAAAAAAGGAGAGGTCAATACCTAGCTATCAAAAGAACAATGACACAATTAAACCACCAGAAAAGAATAAGTTGAAGGTATAGATTATTATACAAGACCCGCCACCAAGAAATATACCATGTGGAGCCGGACTAACAGGTCTCACCTAGCCACTATATGATATCCACCTCAATGCTTCACCTATTGAGTCACAGGATAAAATCCTCTACATAGCAACCAGACAAGTGAACGCTAGGATGCAAGTGTAATGCTTTTAAAATAGGACTGGCCAACAAACTAGCAAACAGTCTGGTTTCCAGGACAACCTGTCGGATCGGTTCGACTGGTGACATTAGCAAAACATCATTATGATGTCataattatatttctatttttttcaaaaaaatctaaaaaatacgaaacaaaggaggaggggcgacgGAGAGGAGACGAGGTGGTTAGGACTACTATGAACAGGGTAGTCGAGACCCTGGGCAGGGGATGACGCATGGAAAGAAAAACAGAGGTGGGAAAGATAGAGAGCACATATGGGTTTGTCAACACCTGCTTGCGTGAGTGCTTCCCTATAAAGCAGAACACTTCCCATCCGATGCAATTTTGCATTCCACAGGTTCGATAGATCGCTTAGCCTCGTTCATCTTCGATGCAAAAGCGCTCAATCAATGAGCTATTACGCACTCTTTCGAGGGTGGCTACTTCTAGGAAAACCTTATGGCTATCTCTACCCCTCTACCTCCTTTATCACTGAGCGGTCATTTAGGAGCCTTAGATGCTAGAATTTGGGGAAAGTTTGAGGCTGATTTCAGCCACCGATTGGGCGGTGGATTTCGATGATGgaggagagatagagagagagatttgggaTGAGGACAGCCATGGTGGCTCGAaccagtagaggagggaggatgAATTAGGGCTTAGGGGGAGATAGCGTGCCTCACCTAATCGCCAGCCGGATGTTCCTCCCCATACGGCTACTCTCCTCCCATCCACCCCCTTCACCACCACGGTAACCCTGTCGCGAGCTCCCTTCCTTGGTAGTCGGGAATGCGACGTAGCTCACTGACTGCTGGAGCCTCTCAGTGGCAACGATCTCCAAGTGGATGTGCTCTGACAGTTGGAGAGTATAATGGTGGAGATTCTCCGTCGATTGCACCACCAAGTGCAATCATAGGAACCTCATTGGTCGTCGCCCCGACCTCAACCACATTGCTCGCTTCTGGCGCCTAATCCTCTTTAGTtccgccacctcctccctcctctcctccgCCGCCCCTTATCCGCCATGATCACCTCCTCCTCCGCTGCCACCGCAACTCTCTTTGTCATCGGTGCCGCACCCGGCCTCTCACTGCCACCCTCTATCACCTCCATGGCTGCCGACATCAGCGGATAGAGATCGACTGTGGGGTTTGGGGGCATGTTGGGTTCGAGAATGAGATCGGAGCagcaaactcaaaaaaaaaaaaaattcaactcTGCGAGAAACAAACTGGCCTACCCAATCTAATCAGTTCATCCGGTTCTTCTAGGTTTGATTTGAGTTTTGACTTCTTTTAAAATGTCCTTTGAACCGGACCAGACAGGTGATCGTTTCCCGATTCAACCAGTCAAACTGGCTGGTCAATCCGATTATAAAAACATTGGTAAGCACTAATTGTCCTCTTCCTATGATAGCATAACCTACATACACCATTAGTTCCTATaaagagttttacaaggatCAGTCTCCATGCTAACCTCCTCAAGAAACCCACAAAAACATACACATTTTGCATCATACACAGCAGGGAAAAAAGTTTCCTCCAACTTACTCTCCCTATTCACTCATCACTCTGAAACTTATTCAAAAATTGCCTCCAAACCAAATCTAAGCCTAAAATCAAAAGTATACTTAACTCATACAACTCCTTTCGGAAAGCAAACAATGGCATCAAGTATTTAAATCAATCCAAATACCGAatatctaataaaaaatatacataaaaTAGGAACTATGTCAACAGATCATacaaagaaaattagaaaacagGAAGCTGATTTCGTCCTTACAAAATTGCAAAGCTTTAATAAGTAAATAAGACTTACATTTTGTATGCTTTTATGAGTGATCTTGGCCTGTCATAACTTTCTTCAGCAACTGGCTTTAGCTCGTCCTGGCTATTCTCCTCTTCTATACGTCTTGGCTTCCCCTGTGATCTTGATTCAGGCTTCCAGCAAGCTTTGGCAAGAGACTGACCAAGCAAATCAGCAATGCTGAACGCCATTGTCTCAGCCTTCTGCACATAAGGAAATGTATCCTCCTTGAAATGATGTGATAACCACAGATACATAGATAAAACCTGATGCTTTGTCTCAAGATCCAACAACTCTGCATCATTTCTAGCAGAACCCTTTGGCATCCCCATTGCTATACCAACAGGATGGTTCTGGCTATAGTGCGTAGCAAATCTCAAGAGATGGTACATTGCCTTTGGGTCCCTAATATTGACCGGTGCAAAACAGAAGTTGAATCGTTCTTCAAGAGATAACCCCTGTACCTTCTCCAACATGTTTGCCACTTTCTTCACACCATCATGCCGACACAAGAAATAGTTCCCATCAAGCCGGCAGTTCTCACGAAACTTATCCAATAACTCACAGAAAGTTGCAATTGGAAACTGTGCAGCAAACAACTCCACTTGctcaaagaagggaaaaagaccAACTTTTGTCACCTCTTCGAATGGCTGCTGCAAACACTCGATCAGATAGTCCAAATCATCCAAAAGGAAGGTGGTCACGAGCCCGTCTGGATATGCACTACCTCTCCGGCCAGCTCGCCCAGCTATCTGTTTCACCTGGGAGGGAGCAACTAGCACCATCTTATCACCATTATACTTCGACAGCGAATAGAAAACAACCCTCCTAATATTAAGATTCAAGCCCATCCCAACTGCGTCACTCGCCACCAGAACATCATACTCATTGCCCTGATCATTGAACAAGCTAGCCTGCTGCCGCCTGGTTTCTGGCGGCAATGCACCATAGATGACGCAGCACTTATGCTTAGTAAACTTCTCGATAGCCAATTTCACCTCAAAAATCTCTCTTCTTGAGAAGGCCACAATGCAGTCCCCCGATCGAACATTCTTAAAATTCCCTAAAAGAGTCTTAGCCTCCACCACCAGAGGCTTGAACCTCTCATAGTGGTTCACCTCCAACTCATCGCCTGTTTCTTTACATATCTTCTTCACCATCTTCAAAACACTCGGGTCTCCACACAAATGTATCTCATCAGCCTTGAGTCCAAGCAGCGCCCTTGTCCAAGCATAACCTCGGGTTGGGTCAGCCATCATCTGAATCTCATCGATGACGGCGACATCGTAGAGCTGCTCGGTCGTCACCATCTCGATGGTGCAGGCAACGTGGTTGGAGAAAGGCACCAGCTTTTTTTCCTGGCCGGTTTGGAGACTACAGTAGACACCCAAAGAGTTCACCTTGTCGAACACCTCCATGGCGAGGAGCCGGAGCGGGCTGCAATAGACCCCACTGCCGGCCTCCATGAACCGCTGGAGCGCGTTGTAGGTCTTGCCGCTGTTGGTGGGGCCGCAGTGGTACACAATGCGGCGCTTCATCGCCCGGGCGAAGGGGAACCAGGTGTGGGGCCTGGTGAGGTCGGCGGAGTCGATGAGGGTCTGGAACTGGCGGATTTCGTCAGGGAATTCCGCGAGGCAGAACTCGACGAAGATGGGGAAGAGGAAGCGGTCGGCCTCGGGGGAGGGGCCGAGCGCGGCGAGGTGGCCAAAGACGTGCGGGGGGCAGCGGCGGAGGAAGAACTCGCGGAAGCGGCGGGCGGCGTGGGGGAAGAAGGAGGCGGGGATGTAGACGGCGAGGGCCTGGTCGGAGGCCCAGGGGGACTTGGCGAAGCCGCGGAATACCTTGACGAGGGAGTTCCACTCGGAGCGTTTGAGCCTGGTGGAGCTCTCGTCGGCGCGGCGGAGCTCGCGGTAGACGTCGAGGGGGTCGAGGGATGCGGAGGCGGATTCTTCGCTGACGGCGGCCTCATCGCCAGTGTAGGCAGCGGCGGTGGAACAATCGGAATCTTGGGCGGTGGCGGGGGCGGGGGCGGGGGCGGGGGCGGGGGCGGGGGCGGCGGGGCAGGAGGAGGGGGAGCAGAAGAAGCGGGGCTTCGCCCACGGGGGGAAGGGGGGAAGGGAGGGATTTTGTGGTGAGAAACCGGGCCCTAATTGAGAGCGGAGGACTGGGGGATTGGGGTCGGGCAGGGAgtggagaagggggagggaggagagacAAGCCCTAACCCTAGCGAGGGCGAGGCGGGAGGAGGAGTGGGAGCGAAGTAGAGAGGCTGCCATTAATGGAGTTCAGAATGGAAcaacgagagagagagcggaATCAGGGCAAGAGTTTTTCCTCTAGATGGGCTGTGGTGGACCGTATATACCGGTCTATGCATTTTCTCATCCATGCGTTATTTAGAAAGGTTGATAAGATTATGAATATAGGTTCGATCGACACCTAAACTCCTGGAATGTGCCATCATGAGGGTCATGGAGGGTTTGTTGGATTGTAAAACTGAACTTACATTGAGACATGAGCTGGTCTAGTTAGCTTGATTAGTGATGGACATGTGCATCAACGTGAGAGAAAGTATTGCTAATCTTGATAGCATGAGAGGAATTATTGATGATTGTGACCCTCTTCTCATGATCTAgtacttaattattttttttgatacatcgGCAGCTCACATTAGTTTCGCTTGAGCATTGCTATCAAAGTCAAGGAACAAAATACTCTACAGAAATGGAAGAACAGATACAAAGCGGGTCTAGAAAATCTCTCTAAAATAGTAAACAGCAAAGGAGGCAACCAATCAGCAGCTTAATTCATCTTCCAAAACGCATGCACTACCTAGTAGGTATCGCACTCCCTTAGCAGATACTTAATCTTTTAATTGCTGTACTTTTCTAATTCATCTACCTTAAGGCATGAGCAACACTGAAGGAGAATGAATAAAGAAGGGTCTCGAGAGGGGGAGAGCAGTTTTCTTAAACCAAGGAAGACTGGGATGAAGCACAGAAAACTCGCTATTATTTGCATTATAACAGGAGATATTATGATTATCTATTGTCTGCAAGATGACATTAGTGTGCTCGGATTTGGTTcctgtagagagagagagagagagagagagggacagAGAGGAGGCGAGCAATTTCAGAGCATAGTAGGGTAAATTCTGAAATGctgaagggagagagagagagagagacagagaggagGTGAGCAATTTCAGAGCATAATAGGGAAAATTCTGTAATGCTGTATTCAGGTCAAAGGAGCAGTTGAGATGCCCAGAAATAATATATACGAGCTTACATTTGCAGGAAGGCAGACTTGAAATGGTAATATCGAGATGTCTGATTATCAAGTTACAGCTCTTCAACCATATTAAGACAAGGCTTCACAGTTCTTCAACTACAGTATCAAGAAaattgcttttaaaaaaaagaaacaatgatATGGAGAAAACTGTCGAGATCATGAGATCATCAGCCCTTTTGATCACTTTTTATTCTTCAGTTCTCCTGCAGGGCAGTTCCCTGGGAGATATGATGAATGTCTAAAATCACTAGCTTTGATGATCACCCCCCTTGTAAGTCTGATAGCAGATCTGTTagggttttccagtgccctagggcgcagcggaagatacgagattataaaattttcttataaaacccattatatgaaaccctaataagccaagatcgccttaatagtataaccaaataatatagaaaatataatcttggtatagaagaatacctatcacgctatatccaatatatctgaagatgtcctaaggtgcccaaatgttcaccctccgatgttgatccacacaggaatgggttcaagactctagctccaccaaaacttgattctaattgttcaatccttccaaaggatttaattggctgattttccttcacttccttcttcctttctacctctaaaacattcactagcctttttgtcctaaagaagaccctcttgtcttgggttaggacaaaagagagaggcttgtaagaaagaagggataagggagagagaaggagaggctttttcttggatgatctttagaaccccaaggcacctccttatttataagagatggagggatgcatcataaagggatgcatcccatccacacacctcatcatgatgaggcatgtgccaagagatgcatcccatcatgatggggtgctaaggagaagggtgtatcaacttctttctcacatctccctcttaaatcctgatgatccaagggcccaaatgcagtgaaccaaagccaatggtccagatctaggcgccatctaatggtccggatcagggcatcatcatccagggtgccatccagtggtccagattcaggcgctgagcaacggtccagatctttcatccagagagccatccagtggtccagtttcaggcgctaaccagtggaccagatccttcatccaggaagccatccaatggtccagatgaaggcgccaaccagtggaccagatccttcatccaggaagcgatccaatggtccagaagtgaaggccctatcaaacccaatccaattgggtttaaccaacttaaagaaaacattaaacctaatcaaatcaggtctaattaaagccaaatgggtttcaactcttggctaacccatattaggtcatgatctaatcatattagatcaacctaatctaagaatcatattcgaatttaattcgaatcaggagctagggtttgcaacacgtgctagcatgttcatcttgcaaacatgatctaatccaattagacccttaatcaattcccttgtgtgtgacccattgggttccttatcttagccagcagtaggtgcaggtgcaagttgacctaacctgattagaatacctctaatccaatttaggttcaatttagtgctaaacctgacttagcaatcagaacctttctgatgctttgatctaatcaaactctttgatccgatcaacccacaagacatgattgacgtctagcaacgtatcatgtttacccggaagatgaggaatgtattggacaaatccaaacatacccttcagtggaaagttactgtgcaattcaatccctcagtcatactacatcctgaataagtgctcgagtatggatcaatatcaaactcaatcacttattcatgtctctctcaatcttttatatgataattcaaacaatgaaacattagaaactctttctaatattcattttgctttgatcaaaggcttcttgaatcatcataagattagagtaagtaggatgttaccttctcttactagaagtgactgattccttgttgacctactcacaaccttcgtacaaaatccaccatatccagaataccccgtacacaacgcaatgtcgtgaatgagggtaaaccaaaacatagcttcaagtgcacaaggtaccatggtgatctcaggtctaaggatcacttgcacaactcccactatgagaaccatcttttgataattaagtaagaatccataagatgttctcatggctggtcatttcagtgaactcattcctctaatgagcacccacatctttgtattagtgtctcacacaagtgattgtgagatcaatcaccctctacattgagcatacataagatgtgccagtctttccggtaatattgatccccgactcaatagaccaatttgactgggaatattctaaattaggattttaggattttaggtctcactggtatgatctcatcataaccctaaaaccaatatcctaatttatggggttcatcatccaataataaaatagataagcagcaaatgatgaaacacaatgcctttattgatatatatcgagtgtcaaagtacatgatttggaggattacaaagagaaacccatcaaatgattggcttatagggcatctactctttcaatctcccacttgcactaaagccaatcgcccttatattttaaccccatacaatcgaggtgacgattgaattgctgctgtggtagagctttagtaaatgggtctgctatattgttctttgtgtctactcgttcaatcttgacgtcttgtctttcgattatctctcgaacaaggtggaagcgtctcaaaatgtgcttggatctatgatgagaccttggttccttagcttgtgcaactgctccagtgttatcgcaataaactgggactggtccggcaatctcaggaactacacccagctctgtgatgaacttcttcatccagactgcttccttagcagcttcactaacagctatgtattctgcctcagtagttgagtcagctacagtttgctgtttggaacttttccaactcacagctccaccattcaaagtgaagatatatccagagattgacttgctatcatctggatcagattgaaagctagaatctgaatagccttctagtttcaattctgatcctccataaatcagaaaaacatctctagtccttctcaagtatttgagaatgcttttcacaattttccaatgatcctccccgggatctgcctgaaatctacttaccatacccaaggcataagctacatcaggcctggtacataacatagcatacatgatcgaccctactgccgaagcatagggaatagaactcattctattcctctcttcagatgtcttaggagacatcttcctagagagttgtatgccatgtcctatgggtaagaaacctttcttacttccatccatgttgaacctcttcagcacattatcaatgtacctagactgggacaaacctagcatccttttagatctatctctatagatccttataccaagtatataggatgcttcacccaagtctttcatggaaaatttctttgatagccaagtcttgaccgattgcatcattggaacatcatttccaatgaccaatatatcgtccacatataatatcaagaagacaatagcactcccactagtcttcttgtacacacaaggttcatctatatttttaatgaagccaaactctttgactatcatgtcaaaatggatgttccaacttctagatgcctgctttaatccataaatggatttcttaagcctacatacttgatttgctctccctcttgagacaaatccctctggctgtgtcatatagacctcttcctcaaggtgaccattaaggaaggcggttttgacatccatctgccagatctcataatcatagtatgcagctatagcaagcataatccgaatagatttgagcatagctactggcgaaaaagtttcatcataatcaatgccttgtttttgcctgaaaccttttgccactagcctggccttgtaggtttctacttggccatcagctcctatcttcttcttgtatacccatttgcaccctattggaatcactccctcaggtgcatcaaccaaagtccacacttggtttgtatacatagaatctatctcggatttcatggcgtccaaccatctgtcagagtccctactcttgacagcttccgaataggtcagagggtcatcgttatcaacgatgtgggcttcatcattctcaatgataaatccatacctctcaggtgcatttcgcactctttctgaccttcgaaaaggagtagtgtgtagtggctgtacctcttccatgggtacatctggttgaggattattatgtgtctcaccttgtaggtcttgaacttcatcaagttcaattcttctatccttgcccttttctaaaaaaaactctttttccaagttgttcggtaggattatagaagatatatcctaaactgtctttaggataacctacaaatatacatttgtccgatctagcacttagcttatgtccaaaatttcttttgacataagcatgacaaccccatatcttaagatacttaagattaggtttttttcctttccatatctcatatggagtgctagatacagacttagatggtactctatttaatactaatgcagcagtttctagggcatgtccccagaaggaaattggaagatttgtgaagcacatcatggaccgtaccatatctaataaggtacgattccttctttcagctacaccatttaattgtggcgtatatggaggtgtccattcagagagtataccctttaatttaagatagtctaaaaattcactagaaaggtattctcctcctcgatcagatcgaagga harbors:
- the LOC103705314 gene encoding ATP-dependent RNA helicase SUV3L, mitochondrial, which gives rise to MAASLLRSHSSSRLALARVRACLSSLPLLHSLPDPNPPVLRSQLGPGFSPQNPSLPPFPPWAKPRFFCSPSSCPAAPAPAPAPAPAPATAQDSDCSTAAAYTGDEAAVSEESASASLDPLDVYRELRRADESSTRLKRSEWNSLVKVFRGFAKSPWASDQALAVYIPASFFPHAARRFREFFLRRCPPHVFGHLAALGPSPEADRFLFPIFVEFCLAEFPDEIRQFQTLIDSADLTRPHTWFPFARAMKRRIVYHCGPTNSGKTYNALQRFMEAGSGVYCSPLRLLAMEVFDKVNSLGVYCSLQTGQEKKLVPFSNHVACTIEMVTTEQLYDVAVIDEIQMMADPTRGYAWTRALLGLKADEIHLCGDPSVLKMVKKICKETGDELEVNHYERFKPLVVEAKTLLGNFKNVRSGDCIVAFSRREIFEVKLAIEKFTKHKCCVIYGALPPETRRQQASLFNDQGNEYDVLVASDAVGMGLNLNIRRVVFYSLSKYNGDKMVLVAPSQVKQIAGRAGRRGSAYPDGLVTTFLLDDLDYLIECLQQPFEEVTKVGLFPFFEQVELFAAQFPIATFCELLDKFRENCRLDGNYFLCRHDGVKKVANMLEKVQGLSLEERFNFCFAPVNIRDPKAMYHLLRFATHYSQNHPVGIAMGMPKGSARNDAELLDLETKHQVLSMYLWLSHHFKEDTFPYVQKAETMAFSIADLLGQSLAKACWKPESRSQGKPRRIEEENSQDELKPVAEESYDRPRSLIKAYKMKGQDQPGQHHPAGNFVV